In Terriglobales bacterium, one DNA window encodes the following:
- the gap gene encoding type I glyceraldehyde-3-phosphate dehydrogenase — translation MAIKVGINGFGRIGRNILRTAIDNSELEFVAVNDLTDPKTLAHLLKYDSVLGNLKHDVKAEADSISIDGKKVRVFSEKDPAAIKWEDVGAQVVVESTGRFTKAADAKKHLRGPVKKVIISAPATDEDITIVLGVNEGMYDPAKHHILSNASCTTNCLAPITKVVNDSFKIKSGTMTTIHSYTNDQVILDFPHKDLRRARAAALSMIPTSTGAAKAIYLVIPEMKGKLDGFAMRVPTPNVSVVDLVAFVEKPTTVEEVNAALKKASESGPMKGILGYETAELVSMDYRGDSRSSIVDAPMTRVVAGNCVKVISWYDNEWGYSCRVRDLIKYIGSKGF, via the coding sequence ATGGCGATCAAGGTAGGCATCAACGGCTTCGGGCGCATCGGGCGCAACATCCTGCGGACGGCGATCGACAACAGCGAGCTGGAGTTCGTCGCCGTCAACGACCTCACCGACCCGAAGACGCTGGCGCACCTGCTGAAGTACGACTCGGTGCTCGGCAACCTGAAGCACGACGTGAAGGCGGAAGCGGACTCGATCTCCATCGATGGCAAGAAGGTCCGCGTGTTCAGCGAGAAGGACCCCGCGGCCATCAAGTGGGAAGACGTGGGCGCGCAAGTCGTGGTCGAGTCGACCGGGCGCTTCACCAAGGCGGCCGACGCCAAGAAGCACCTGCGCGGTCCGGTGAAGAAGGTCATCATCTCGGCGCCCGCCACCGACGAAGACATCACCATCGTGCTGGGCGTGAACGAAGGCATGTATGACCCGGCGAAGCACCACATCCTGTCCAACGCGTCGTGCACGACGAACTGCCTGGCGCCGATCACCAAGGTCGTGAACGACAGCTTCAAGATCAAGAGCGGCACGATGACGACGATCCACTCCTACACCAACGACCAGGTCATCCTCGACTTCCCTCACAAAGACCTGCGGCGGGCGCGCGCGGCGGCGCTCTCGATGATCCCGACCTCGACGGGCGCGGCGAAGGCGATCTACCTGGTCATCCCGGAGATGAAGGGGAAGCTCGACGGCTTCGCGATGCGGGTGCCGACGCCGAACGTCTCGGTGGTGGACCTGGTGGCGTTCGTCGAGAAACCCACGACAGTCGAAGAAGTGAACGCGGCGCTGAAGAAGGCGAGCGAGTCCGGCCCGATGAAGGGCATCCTGGGTTACGAGACCGCGGAACTGGTGTCGATGGACTACCGCGGGGATTCTCGCTCCTCGATCGTGGACGCGCCGATGACGCGCGTGGTCGCGGGCAATTGCGTGAAGGTCATCTCCTGGTACGACAACGAGTGGGGCTACTCGTGCCGCGTGCGCGATCTCATCAAGTACATCGGGTCGAAGGGGTTCTAG
- a CDS encoding phosphoglycerate kinase has product MNKLGIKDIDVNDKRVFLRVDFNVPLDDGRVTDDTRIVETLPTVEYLLRHGARLILASHLGRPKGKPNPKMSLKTVAERLRMLLDQKIGTGVNVGFAPDCVGTEAEELASKLEKGQALLLENLRFHPEEEANDEAFSKSLAKLCELYVNDAFGAAHRAHASTAGITKFVSKAAAGFLLQKELEYLGRALHDPARPFVAILGGAKVSDKIAVIQHLMTKVNTLLIGGGMAYTFLKAKGQPIGKSLLEADKVELAKKLLEDAEKRGVKLLLPVDHVVAPAVEAGAKPTQIGVGHKIPDDQIGLDIGPETVKQFAAEIADANTIVWNGPMGVFELAPFAHGTMAIAKAVAENQDATSIVGGGDSVAAVHAAGVADKISHISTGGGASLEFLEGKKLPGVEALTDKR; this is encoded by the coding sequence ATGAACAAGCTGGGGATCAAGGACATCGACGTCAACGACAAGCGCGTGTTCCTGCGCGTGGACTTCAACGTGCCGCTCGACGACGGGCGCGTGACCGACGACACGCGCATCGTGGAGACGCTGCCGACGGTCGAGTACCTGCTGCGGCACGGCGCGCGGCTGATCCTGGCCTCGCACCTCGGGCGGCCCAAGGGCAAGCCCAACCCGAAGATGAGCCTGAAGACCGTGGCGGAGCGGCTGCGGATGCTGCTCGACCAGAAGATCGGCACGGGCGTGAACGTGGGGTTTGCGCCCGACTGCGTCGGGACCGAGGCCGAGGAGCTTGCGAGCAAGCTCGAGAAGGGACAGGCGCTGCTGCTCGAGAACCTGCGCTTCCATCCCGAAGAAGAAGCCAACGACGAGGCTTTCTCGAAGTCGCTGGCGAAGCTGTGCGAGCTGTACGTGAACGACGCATTCGGCGCCGCGCACCGCGCGCATGCTTCGACCGCGGGCATCACGAAGTTCGTTTCGAAGGCGGCCGCGGGCTTCCTGCTGCAAAAAGAGCTGGAATACCTGGGCCGGGCGCTGCACGACCCGGCGCGGCCGTTCGTCGCCATCCTGGGCGGCGCAAAGGTTTCCGACAAGATCGCGGTGATCCAGCACCTGATGACCAAGGTCAACACGCTGCTGATCGGCGGTGGCATGGCGTACACGTTCCTGAAGGCCAAGGGACAGCCCATCGGCAAGTCGCTGCTCGAGGCCGACAAGGTGGAACTGGCGAAGAAGCTGTTGGAGGACGCCGAGAAGCGCGGCGTGAAGCTGCTGCTGCCGGTGGACCACGTGGTGGCGCCGGCGGTGGAGGCGGGCGCCAAGCCCACGCAGATCGGCGTGGGACACAAGATCCCCGACGACCAGATCGGGCTCGACATCGGGCCGGAGACGGTGAAGCAGTTTGCCGCCGAGATCGCCGACGCCAACACCATCGTGTGGAACGGGCCGATGGGGGTGTTCGAGCTGGCGCCGTTCGCGCACGGCACGATGGCCATCGCGAAGGCGGTGGCGGAGAACCAGGACGCGACCTCGATCGTCGGCGGGGGCGACTCGGTAGCGGCGGTGCACGCGGCGGGCGTCGCGGACAAGATCTCGCACATCTCCACCGGCGGCGGCGCTTCGCTGGAGTTCCTGGAAGGCAAGAAGCTTCCCGGAGTGGAGGCGCTCACTGATAAGCGCTGA
- a CDS encoding macro domain-containing protein, translating to MGDITHERTDAIVNAANSQLAPGAGVCGAIFAIAGNDFKEECQEAFERHGHVEPGSARATTAGKLGARHVIHAVGPMWRGGAHGESDTLASAYRNSLALADEELKSTVLATPSLATGIYGFPVQKAAPIALREVAGALLHSKNLKTVRFVLFDEATYHAYEAAARALAHEHSYRIS from the coding sequence GTGGGCGACATCACGCACGAGCGCACCGACGCCATCGTGAACGCCGCAAACTCGCAGCTGGCTCCCGGGGCCGGCGTCTGCGGCGCTATTTTCGCGATCGCCGGGAACGACTTCAAAGAGGAGTGCCAGGAAGCGTTCGAGCGCCACGGCCACGTCGAGCCGGGGAGCGCGCGCGCGACGACGGCAGGCAAGCTGGGCGCGCGGCACGTGATCCATGCCGTCGGGCCGATGTGGCGCGGCGGCGCGCACGGCGAGAGCGATACGCTGGCGAGCGCTTACCGGAATTCTTTGGCCCTGGCCGATGAGGAATTGAAGTCGACGGTGCTCGCGACGCCGTCGCTGGCCACCGGCATCTACGGCTTCCCTGTGCAGAAGGCGGCGCCCATCGCGCTGCGTGAGGTGGCCGGGGCGCTGCTGCACAGCAAGAACCTGAAGACGGTCCGCTTCGTGCTGTTCGACGAGGCCACCTACCATGCGTACGAAGCCGCCGCGCGCGCGCTGGCGCACGAACACTCCTATCGCATCTCCTAG
- the tpiA gene encoding triose-phosphate isomerase, with the protein MPRKKLIAANWKMYKTPEQAQSFFRDFLPLVAGHTRDEIAVCPPFVDLPAAVAAAKESNVAVGAQDVYWEKEGAFTGQISAGMLTAVGCTHVILGHSERRQFFGETDDTVNRKLKAALAAGLVPIVCVGELLQEREAGLTEEVLRRQTVNAFRGLSGVEAAPITVAYEPVWAIGTGKTATPQMAADAHRLIRAEAVKAFGEGAAQAMRILYGGSVKPENATALMSEVEIDGALVGGASLDPKSFAAIVKY; encoded by the coding sequence ATGCCACGCAAGAAACTGATCGCCGCCAACTGGAAGATGTACAAGACGCCCGAGCAGGCGCAGAGCTTCTTCCGCGACTTCCTGCCGCTGGTCGCCGGGCATACGCGCGACGAGATCGCGGTCTGCCCACCGTTCGTGGACCTGCCGGCAGCGGTCGCCGCGGCCAAGGAGTCGAACGTCGCCGTGGGGGCCCAGGATGTCTACTGGGAAAAGGAAGGCGCGTTCACAGGACAGATCTCCGCCGGGATGTTGACCGCCGTGGGTTGCACTCACGTCATCCTTGGACACTCCGAGCGGCGGCAGTTTTTTGGCGAAACCGACGACACGGTCAACCGGAAGCTGAAGGCAGCGCTGGCGGCCGGCCTGGTACCGATCGTGTGCGTGGGCGAGCTGTTGCAGGAGCGCGAGGCCGGGCTGACCGAGGAAGTCCTGCGCCGGCAAACGGTGAACGCCTTCCGTGGCCTCTCGGGCGTGGAAGCCGCGCCCATCACCGTGGCCTACGAGCCGGTGTGGGCCATCGGGACCGGCAAGACCGCGACGCCGCAGATGGCGGCCGACGCCCACCGGCTGATCCGCGCGGAGGCGGTCAAGGCATTCGGCGAAGGGGCGGCGCAGGCGATGCGCATCCTGTACGGCGGCAGCGTGAAGCCGGAGAATGCCACCGCCCTGATGTCGGAGGTCGAGATCGACGGGGCGCTGGTCGGCGGGGCGTCGCTCGACCCGAAGTCCTTCGCCGCGATCGTGAAGTACTAG